From Anopheles funestus chromosome 3RL, idAnoFuneDA-416_04, whole genome shotgun sequence, a single genomic window includes:
- the LOC125767652 gene encoding sialin-like: protein MDATESSKLSDGIDAPMWMFWRRRRYVLVFLAFFGFFNVYSLRVNLSVAIVAMTENRTVQYPNGTVSYEQEFAWDSTTKGYILSSFFYGYIFTQLIGGYISNALGGNYVFGVGVGVTALLTLLTPLAAHGGFGWLIAVRATEGFFEGVTFPCIHAIWSNWAPPSERSRMATIAFSGVFTGTVASMLLSGVLADTLGWEWVFYILGAFGCFWFVAWMVIVKKSPETDPYITTKEKEFILATLQRSAAPVEKVQHPWRGILTSKAVWALIVSSFSENWGFYTLLTQLPTFLRDTMHFELQAAGFLSALPYLVMGLLLSVAGYLADLCQIRRWLTTTQVRRYFNCGAFLAQTVFMLVGAFILRPGPTLTCITIAVGCGAFAWCGFAVNHLDLSPKSAGVLMGISNTFSTIAGILTPIVSGQLTASGSENEWRTVFYIAAGIYLIGCVTYWFGVSGELQPWSIEAREKERNQRKDGGSGYVNEGLQLDQKP, encoded by the exons ATGGATGCTACCGAAAGTAGCAAATTAAG TGATGGCATCGATGCTCCCATGTGGATGTTCTGGAGACGGCGCCGATATGTGCTGGtgtttttggcattttttggattttttaacGTGTACTCGTTGCGTGTTAATCTGAGTGTTGCGATTGTGGCCATGACAGAGAATCGCACCGTACAGTACCCCAACGGAACAGTCAGCTAT GAACAAGAATTCGCTTGGGACTCCACCACAAAAGGATACATTCTGAGTTCCTTCTTCTATGGGTACATCTTTACGCAACTTATTGGTGGCTACATCTCCAACGCACTCGGTGGAAACTAT GTTTTTGGTGTTGGCGTTGGTGTCACAGCGCTGTTGACACTCTTGACACCACTCGCAGCTCACGGTGGCTTTGGATGGCTCATCGCGGTACGTGCAACTGAGGGTTTCTTCGAGGGTGTAACCTTCCCGTGCATCCACGCCATCTGGTCTAATTGGGCACCACCGAGCGAACGATCGCGAATGGCTACGATCGCTTTTTCCGGTGTGTTTACCGGTACCGTAGCGTCGATGCTGCTGAGCGGTGTACTCGCGGACACACTCGGTTGGGAGTGGGTATTCTACATTCTCGGTGCCTTCGGATGTTTCTGGTTTGTGGCGTGGATGGTGATCGTGAAGAAGTCCCCCGAAACAGATCCCTACATCACCACCAAAGAGAAAGAGTTCATACTTGCCACGCTGCAACGTTCAGCTGCACCAGTCGAGAAGGTTCAACATCCCTGGCGTGGCATCCTAACGTCCAAAGCCGTCTGGGCGCTAATTGTGTCGAGTTTCTCGGAAAATTGGGGATTCTATACGCTCCTTACACAACTGCCCACATTCCTGAGAG ATACGATGCACTTTGAGCTGCAAGCGGCCGGATTCCTTTCGGCCCTGCCATACCTCGTGATGGGTTTACTGCTTAGCGTCGCCGGATATCTGGCTGATCTTTGCCAGATCCGGCGCTGGCTCACGACAACACAGGTACGCCGGTACTTCAACTGTGGTGCCTTTCTGGCCCAAACCGTCTTTATGCTCGTGGGTGCCTTCATCCTGCGGCCCGGTCCCACCCTCACCTGCATCACGATCGCCGTCGGTTGTGGTGCTTTCGCCTGGTGCGGATTCGCCGTCAACCATCTCGACCTCTCGCCGAAAAGTGCCGGCGTGCTGATGGGTATTTCCAACACCTTCTCCACCATTGCCGGCATTCTCACGCCCATCGTGTCCGGGCAGCTGACGGCAAGTGGGAGCGAGAACGAGTGGCGTACAGTATTCTACATTGCCGCCGGGATCTATCTGATCGGTTGCGTCACCTATTGGTTCGGGGTATCCGGCGAACTGCAACCGTGGTCGATTGAAGCACGGGAAAAAGAACGTAACCAGCGCAAGGATGGTGGGAGCGGGTATGTAAACGAAGGACTGCAGCTGGATCAGAAGCCCTAA
- the LOC125767651 gene encoding sialin: MDTKPSSEVNDGIDAPLWMFWKRRRYIVVFMAFLGFFNVYSLRVNLSVAIVAMTENRTVHYDNGTVGYEQYFDWSSSLQGYVLSSFFYGYILTPFLGGFISNRFGGNYVFGVGIGTTAVLTLLTPLAAKAGVAVLLAVRIVEGIFEGVTFPCIHAVWSRWAPPTERSRMASIAFAGNYAGTVVAMPMSGILANAWGWESVFYVFGVIGCIWFLAWMFFVKTSPEVDKWISQREKEFILESLGRKEGEQEKVKHPWKGILTSVAVWALIVSHFSENWGFYTLLTQLPTFLKDAMHFELEKTGFVSAVPYLVMGILLFVAGYLADWCQVKGYLTTTQVRRYFNCGAFLAQTVFMIIGAFILEPGPTITCITIAVGLGAFAWSGFAVNHLDLSPKSAGVLMGISNTFATIPGIVSPIITGYITSNKSDNEWKTVFYIAAGIYLVGCVIYWFGVSGELQPWSIEAQERREREKQPTKPIESLAYTNKVSMEDEM, from the exons ATGGATACTAAGCCGAGCAGTGAAGTAAA CGATGGCATCGATGCTCCTTTATGGATGTTTTGGAAGCGACGCCGCTACATTGTGGTGTTTATGGCGTTTCTTGGTTTCTTCAATGTCTACTCGCTGCGGGTAAACCTGAGTGTGGCTATCGTGGCGATGACAGAGAATCGGACCGTACATTACGACAACGGAACCGTCGGATAC GAGCAATACTTTGATTGGAGCTCGAGTCTGCAAGGTTACGTGCTGAGTTCGTTCTTCTACGGCTACATCCTGACGCCCTTCCTCGGTGGTTTCATCTCGAACCGATTCGGTGGCAATTAT GTGTTTGGAGTTGGCATTGGAACGACTGCTGTCCTGACGCTACTGACACCGTTAGCCGCCAAGGCTGGAGTAGCCGTCCTGTTGGCGGTCCGTATTGTGGAGGGCATCTTCGAGGGTGTGACCTTTCCCTGCATCCATGCCGTATGGTCCCGTTGGGCACCACCGACCGAACGATCACGGATGGCATCGATCGCGTTCGCTGGCAATTACGCGGGTACTGTAGTGGCGATGCCGATGAGCGGAATTCTTGCGAACGCTTGGGGCTGGGAGAGCGTGTTTTACGTGTTCGGAGTGATCGGATGTATCTGGTTCCTGGCGTGGATGTTCTTCGTAAAGACGTCCCCCGAAGTGGACAAATGGATCAGCCAACGGGAGAAAGAGTTCATACTGGAATCGTTGGGTCGTAAGGAGGGTGAACAGGAAAAGGTGAAACATCCTTGGAAGGGTATCCTAACGTCGGTGGCCGTATGGGCACTGATTGTGTCCCACTTTTCGGAGAATTGGGGCTTTTACACACTGCTCACACAGCTTCCCACATTTTTGAAAG ATGCCATGCACTTTGAGCTGGAAAAGACAGGATTCGTCTCGGCAGTACCGTACCTGGTGATGGGCATTCTTCTGTTTGTGGCCGGTTACCTAGCGGATTGGTGTCAGGTGAAGGGTTACCTCACAACAACGCAAGTGCGCCGTTACTTCAACTGTGGCGCCTTCCTTGCCCAAACCGTGTTCATGATCATTGGTGCGTTCATTCTCGAGCCTGGACCAACGATCACCTGTATAACGATCGCCGTAGGTTTGGGTGCGTTTGCATGGTCCGGTTTCGCCGTAAACCATCTCGATCTGTCGCCGAAGAGTGCCGGCGTACTGATGGGCATTTCGAACACGTTTGCCACCATCCCGGGCATTGTGAGTCCCATCATAACGGGGTACATCACCTCAAACAAGAGTGACAATGAGTGGAAAACGGTATTCTACATTGCGGCGGGCATCTATCTGGTCGGGTGTGTTATCTACTGGTTCGGTGTATCGGGCGAACTGCAGCCATGGTCCATCGAGGCACAGGAACGACGGGAGCGGGAAAAGCAACCGACCAAACCGATCGAGAGTCTTGCGTACACGAACAAAGTGAGCATGGAGGACGAGATGTAG
- the LOC125767658 gene encoding eukaryotic translation initiation factor 3 subunit A-like, whose translation MDNAEQEIDTKQEELRRKKQEKLLAKKAAARETQNQLYRDHLQREREFSDQTEKTFFAGWETLCAQVRSDQLAEELRQQQQCFGTVFDRKNEIIQRLIGVRDEIQEIHTKCLTRLGNVIDYYIRLKDYLTATMLQRYETESQQLLKEFREEVDSKESFSNSQLEMLDASLAELLSKMKDDQLADSEWLLESNNQNISAQVEKCEIIRDKKYTEMSALYRRLRATLDDYFETVLYPERKQSYNRLVYYTELEQEAIEQRRCQVAVLQLKKTQLDHSLTLAEIGGRRKLRTRHNYRRLLEMKVQLLKEQQKELDVEHDQCMKWCCSFTHHLKNVLTEHLSWGERIAKLGLICTQYENEQDQKYATKWFVQQDEDESNELGDIFGTLTNKINRVEAINIIRREEKVRLKQENNDLKTKFKTYCALHKTTNQEKLFLCGQEIVVPEVSRK comes from the exons ATGGACAACGCCGAACAAGAAATCGATACCAAGCAGGAGGAATTGAGGcgcaaaaagcaagaaaagctGCTTGCGAAAAAAGCCGCCGCACGAGAGACACAAAATCAACTGTACCGG GACCACCTTCAACGGGAGCGAGAGTTTTCGGACCAAACGGAAAAGACATTCTTCGCCGGGTGGGAAACACTCTGCGCGCAGGTACGCTCCGACCAGCTGGCAGAAGAGcttcggcagcagcaacaatgtTTCGGAACCGTTTTCGATCGTAAAAACGAAATCATCCAACGATTGATTGGTGTGCGGGATGAGATTCAAGAAATACATACGAAATGTTTGACCCGATTGGGGAACGTCATCGATTACTATATCC GGCTTAAGGATTACCTCACTGCAACAATGCTACAGCGCTATGAAACCGAAAGTCAACAGCTTCTCAAAGAGTTCCGTGAAGAAGTCGATAGTAAAGAG AGCTTTAGTAACTCCCAATTGGAGATGTTGGATGCTTCACTGGCGGAACTGTTGTCCAAAATGAAGGACGATCAATTGGCAGACAGTGAATGGCTGCTTGAAAGCAACAACCAGAACATAAGTGCG CAAGtggaaaaatgtgaaattattCGCGATAAAAAATACACCGAAATGAGTGCCCTCTATCGGCGGCTGCGTGCAACACTCGATGACTACTTCGAAACCGTATTGTATCCGGAGCGGAAACAATCGTACAATCGGCTTGTCTACTACACCGAGCTTGAACAGGAAGCTATCGAGCAACGCCGCTGTCAGGTGGCCGTACTGCAGCTGAAGAAAACGCAACTCGATCACAGCCTTACGCTTGCGGAAATTGGTGGAAGACGGAAACTGCGTACGCGCCACAACTATCGTCGATTACTCGAGATGAAGGTGCAACTGCTGAAGGAGCAGCAGAAAGAACTCGACGTTGAACATGACCAGTGCATGAAATGGTGCTGTTCTTTCACGCATCATCTAAAGAACGTGCTTACGGAACATCTGTCCTGGGGTGAAAGAATTGCTAAACTTGGTCTTATCTGCACACAGTACGAAAATGAACAAGATCAGAAATATGCCACCAAATGGTTCGTCCAGCAGGACGAAGATGAGTCAAATGAACTTGGCGATATTTTCGGTACTTTAACCAACAAAATTAATCGTGTAGAAGCAATCAATATAATTCGACGTGAAGAAAAGGTCCGTTTGAAGCaagaaaataatgatttaaaaactaaattcaAGACTTACTGTGCATTGCACAAAACGACCAATCAGGAAAAGTTATTCTTGTGCGGCCAAGAAATAGTAGTCCCGGAAGTCAGCCGCAAATAA